A genomic region of Jeotgalibaca ciconiae contains the following coding sequences:
- a CDS encoding DegV family protein, which yields MKVIVDSACDLPLSYLQNHEVDVLPLSVILDDKEYIDKYEITNEQIYSFIKEGKHPSTSQVALEKFDAAFRRLAESKECGIYIALSSNLSGTYQAAVLAYTQVKEDYPEFDLRLIDSQNASLGIALMVREAVQMKEEGFTLDEIEERIHFMVKHVVSIFTVQDLNYLAEGGRLSKSSAFLGGLLNIHPLLEVVDGRLEPQEKLRGRKKVLNKMYSRLEAEAQQIEKQTVLIVHTNEVETVKDMKEYIQENIKPAEVIDYPIGAVVSAHTGMGTIGLFYMNEYE from the coding sequence ATGAAAGTTATTGTTGATAGTGCTTGTGATTTACCATTATCCTATCTTCAAAATCATGAAGTAGATGTTTTGCCATTATCCGTCATCCTGGATGACAAAGAATATATTGATAAGTATGAAATTACGAATGAACAAATTTATTCGTTTATCAAAGAAGGCAAGCACCCGAGTACGAGTCAAGTTGCTTTAGAAAAATTTGACGCTGCATTCCGCAGGTTAGCGGAAAGTAAAGAATGTGGCATTTATATTGCTTTATCAAGTAACCTATCCGGTACTTATCAAGCTGCAGTTCTAGCATATACTCAAGTAAAAGAAGACTACCCTGAATTTGATTTACGTTTAATTGATTCTCAAAATGCTTCTTTAGGAATTGCTTTAATGGTTCGAGAAGCAGTCCAAATGAAAGAGGAGGGATTCACACTTGATGAAATTGAAGAACGGATCCATTTTATGGTAAAACATGTCGTATCGATTTTTACCGTTCAAGATCTAAATTACTTAGCTGAAGGTGGAAGACTTTCAAAATCAAGTGCATTCTTAGGAGGGCTATTAAATATTCATCCCTTGTTAGAAGTAGTCGACGGAAGACTAGAACCACAAGAAAAATTACGAGGTCGAAAAAAAGTACTGAATAAAATGTACAGCCGTTTAGAAGCTGAAGCACAGCAAATTGAAAAACAGACTGTTTTGATTGTCCATACAAATGAAGTTGAAACAGTCAAAGACATGAAAGAATATATTCAAGAAAATATCAAGCCAGCTGAAGTGATCGATTATCCAATCGGAGCGGTTGTTTCTGCACACACAGGTATGGGTACAATTGGGCTTTTCTATATGAATGAATACGAATAA
- a CDS encoding YdbC family protein, translated as MADIKFEIVAHIGVLSTSKKGWTKELNVVSWNEGQPKYDIREWSPDHTKMGKGITLNEEEIGQLRLLIIN; from the coding sequence ATGGCTGATATAAAATTTGAAATCGTCGCTCATATTGGTGTACTGAGCACATCTAAAAAAGGATGGACAAAAGAATTGAATGTAGTAAGTTGGAATGAAGGCCAGCCGAAATATGATATTCGGGAATGGAGCCCAGATCACACAAAGATGGGGAAAGGTATTACATTAAATGAAGAGGAAATTGGGCAACTACGTCTGTTAATCATTAATTAA
- a CDS encoding DUF975 family protein has protein sequence MRSNKEIRLIGRENLRGNYLISIGNMFLISFFSFLVQSLLSRLFGVPGLPLDYTSSYMPAGGEWRQTIVTLIVSFISALLALGFTWGFLDIQDGERMTVGHLFLPFKENFLKAVGFSFLKQLLIVLWTLLFIIPGILKSYSWAMAEYVFYDHRDLPNKMILDESEQLMRGNRWKLFKLDFYYFIFYFIPVAIFIGGILYFMFVGGNEPSYGFALLAWLLLAYVAVIVFTLVCAFIIEPRRNSAHAAFYMELVERESNELEI, from the coding sequence GTGAGAAGTAACAAAGAGATTCGATTAATTGGAAGAGAAAATTTAAGAGGGAATTATTTAATATCGATTGGAAATATGTTTTTAATTTCATTTTTTAGTTTTTTGGTCCAAAGTTTACTAAGTAGATTATTTGGAGTCCCAGGGCTCCCGCTTGATTATACCAGTTCTTATATGCCAGCTGGAGGAGAGTGGAGGCAGACAATCGTAACGTTAATCGTTTCGTTCATCAGCGCGCTGCTCGCTCTTGGATTTACTTGGGGATTTTTAGATATACAAGATGGTGAAAGAATGACAGTAGGACATTTATTTCTTCCATTTAAAGAAAACTTTTTAAAAGCAGTAGGTTTTTCATTTTTAAAGCAATTATTAATTGTATTATGGACACTATTATTCATTATTCCAGGAATTCTCAAAAGTTATTCATGGGCAATGGCAGAATATGTTTTCTACGATCATCGTGATTTGCCGAATAAAATGATTCTTGATGAAAGTGAACAATTAATGCGGGGGAATCGCTGGAAATTATTTAAATTGGATTTCTATTACTTTATTTTCTATTTCATTCCAGTCGCGATTTTTATTGGTGGAATCCTTTATTTCATGTTTGTTGGCGGAAATGAACCGTCTTACGGATTTGCTCTTTTGGCTTGGCTTCTTCTTGCGTATGTTGCTGTGATCGTGTTTACATTAGTCTGTGCATTCATTATTGAACCAAGAAGAAACTCTGCTCACGCTGCTTTTTACATGGAACTGGTAGAACGAGAATCAAATGAATTAGAAATATAA
- a CDS encoding YfcC family protein, producing MKKKKRTFQIPHTYVLLIGVMLIMALLTWIIPAGQFEVIEQGGRTISLPGSWHSVDQKPQGFFDIINSIPRGLSESADISFFIFLIGGAFTVINETGMVEALIYKASQKLKGRESLVIPVFLMIFGIAGATLGFSEETIVFIPMGISLALALGYDAIVGMSIVASGAAIGFSAGFMNPFAVGIAQGIAELPTFSGIGMRIALFLVLWVITSFYIMRYAKKVKEDPTNSLVYSSYKKEIEVEKNTFIEMNKRHIIVGLIFLAGMCTIAFGVIQYGWYIQEIGAIFMTTGIIAGFAYGYNPSKIADLFVAGAKDMIFAALIVGVARSIVIVMEDGMIIDTIVNFLANSVQGLPGAFAAIAMYIIQIIINFIIPSGSGQAAATMPIMVPLADAVGITRQTAVMAYQLGAGFMDSIMLTSGVLMAQLSISKIPYNKWVRYLGPLMGIWLLIGVVFLVIAYYTNYGPF from the coding sequence GTGAAAAAGAAAAAAAGAACATTCCAGATTCCTCATACGTATGTATTGTTAATAGGGGTCATGTTAATAATGGCATTGCTGACTTGGATTATTCCAGCAGGGCAATTTGAAGTAATTGAACAAGGTGGTCGTACCATTTCTTTACCGGGATCTTGGCACTCGGTTGATCAGAAACCGCAGGGATTCTTCGATATTATTAATTCGATTCCTAGGGGACTATCCGAATCAGCCGACATTTCCTTCTTTATTTTTCTTATTGGAGGTGCTTTTACTGTCATTAATGAAACAGGAATGGTAGAAGCATTGATTTATAAAGCTTCACAAAAGTTAAAAGGAAGAGAAAGTTTAGTAATTCCAGTATTTTTAATGATTTTTGGGATTGCAGGAGCAACACTCGGTTTTTCCGAAGAAACAATTGTCTTCATCCCCATGGGAATTTCATTAGCACTTGCGTTAGGCTATGATGCGATTGTCGGCATGAGTATTGTTGCATCTGGAGCTGCAATTGGCTTTAGTGCTGGATTTATGAACCCGTTCGCAGTAGGGATTGCACAAGGAATTGCAGAATTACCAACATTCTCTGGAATAGGAATGAGAATTGCACTATTCCTTGTATTGTGGGTAATCACATCTTTTTACATTATGCGCTATGCAAAAAAAGTAAAAGAAGATCCTACAAACAGTCTAGTCTATTCCTCTTATAAAAAGGAAATAGAAGTTGAAAAAAACACATTTATCGAAATGAATAAACGTCACATTATTGTTGGTTTAATCTTTCTAGCTGGTATGTGTACCATTGCCTTTGGTGTTATCCAATATGGTTGGTATATCCAAGAAATTGGAGCAATCTTCATGACGACAGGAATTATTGCTGGATTTGCCTATGGATACAACCCCTCAAAAATTGCTGATTTATTTGTAGCCGGTGCAAAAGATATGATTTTTGCAGCTTTAATTGTTGGAGTAGCACGCTCAATCGTTATTGTGATGGAAGACGGAATGATTATCGATACAATCGTAAACTTTTTGGCAAATAGTGTACAAGGGTTGCCAGGAGCATTTGCGGCAATTGCGATGTATATTATTCAAATCATTATTAACTTTATTATTCCATCTGGCTCTGGACAGGCAGCAGCAACGATGCCAATTATGGTGCCATTAGCTGATGCAGTTGGTATTACACGACAAACTGCTGTTATGGCTTATCAATTGGGGGCAGGATTTATGGATTCCATTATGCTGACTTCCGGTGTGTTGATGGCTCAGTTGTCTATTTCAAAAATACCTTACAATAAATGGGTACGGTATTTAGGACCACTAATGGGGATTTGGTTATTAATCGGTGTTGTTTTCTTAGTAATTGCGTATTACACAAATTATGGACCATTTTAA
- a CDS encoding HIRAN domain-containing protein: MEKQKSIYEEILRKREEDATLPYTFQDPETAGREDTLFILMTEGISYTQKEEIALQCCQILLEVVEKKNDLSKKKLNDFLGEYPMRLFFIELRERLQVLIEHDKLDVQELHNLGMRLTRNSHHLEEVKLGIMLLGFSLNDLTQKILRIVGYHSDFTIYVAESIKNSSLKENSFIFELLQHTDGYGKLAALFLLKPVLEEQKKWVIHRGIKSGFLSSVYVNIALQKTDIRHYLFYSAITKENYQDFLYVLAYREPNEEEHLSDEMILFMRKIVEAREHATTFIEQAGLVMIWLQIIDSWKQDYTYLEKQLDQTEHVNEYWDKRFKDYEEMIRMIEVFLNKAKWQQIALNELTIPKETDYLIVSVLQFLEMKPEMSAFYTRLSRNPLGLNLLDFFLANHANHYFSDVCDYLSNLLSDQLFELPFKFDEGPEQESRDLFKVNIWLETLLKTMLEKELFDMDWCLDALNYYHPKIRRLALQVLRKYQENWDEDEVFDALEDLFEFEENKKNIRLLRRLLQKESEGLTEERRTLPVKNVVTEKSVTDKKLLDTYIAGMSYHDLSIVEELIKKGKILQLVREKENEYDRFAIAITLENGYLIGYVPRADNRVLATLLDNEEVLYAEVEVDDLEEDETMISIHLRKKNEGPLKEKPRTSANVVQFPSKKNHEE; encoded by the coding sequence ATGGAAAAGCAAAAGAGCATCTATGAAGAAATTTTAAGGAAAAGAGAAGAGGACGCAACCCTTCCGTATACTTTTCAAGATCCAGAGACTGCCGGAAGAGAAGACACCTTGTTCATTTTAATGACAGAAGGGATATCATATACACAAAAAGAAGAAATCGCCTTGCAATGTTGTCAGATATTACTAGAAGTAGTAGAAAAAAAGAATGACCTTTCTAAAAAGAAACTGAATGATTTTTTGGGAGAATATCCCATGAGACTCTTTTTTATCGAGCTTCGAGAGCGATTACAGGTTTTAATTGAACATGATAAGCTTGATGTTCAAGAGCTGCATAATTTAGGGATGCGTTTAACGAGAAACAGTCATCATTTGGAAGAAGTAAAACTTGGGATTATGTTACTAGGTTTTTCGCTCAATGACTTAACACAAAAAATTTTGCGAATCGTTGGTTATCACAGTGACTTTACGATTTATGTTGCGGAAAGTATCAAAAATTCTTCTCTTAAAGAAAACAGTTTTATTTTTGAATTATTGCAGCACACGGATGGTTATGGCAAGCTGGCAGCTTTGTTTTTACTGAAACCTGTCTTAGAGGAACAAAAAAAATGGGTTATCCACAGGGGAATCAAAAGCGGTTTTCTTTCAAGTGTATATGTAAACATCGCACTTCAGAAAACAGATATTCGTCATTATTTATTTTATTCAGCGATTACAAAAGAGAACTATCAAGATTTTTTATATGTACTCGCTTATCGTGAACCAAACGAGGAAGAGCATTTATCGGACGAAATGATTTTGTTCATGCGAAAAATAGTTGAAGCAAGGGAACATGCCACGACTTTTATTGAACAAGCAGGCTTGGTTATGATTTGGTTGCAAATTATTGATAGCTGGAAACAAGATTACACGTATTTAGAAAAACAGCTGGATCAAACGGAGCACGTTAATGAGTATTGGGATAAACGCTTTAAAGACTATGAAGAAATGATCCGTATGATTGAAGTGTTTTTGAATAAAGCGAAATGGCAACAAATTGCTTTAAATGAATTAACCATACCAAAAGAAACAGATTATCTTATAGTGAGCGTTCTTCAATTTTTAGAAATGAAACCAGAAATGTCTGCCTTCTATACGAGGCTTTCTCGAAATCCACTAGGCTTGAATTTGTTGGATTTCTTTCTAGCGAATCATGCGAACCACTATTTCAGTGATGTGTGCGACTACTTATCGAACTTGCTAAGTGATCAGCTATTCGAATTGCCGTTTAAGTTCGATGAGGGACCAGAACAAGAGTCGCGAGATTTGTTTAAAGTAAACATTTGGCTGGAGACTTTACTCAAAACGATGTTGGAAAAAGAACTTTTTGATATGGATTGGTGTTTGGACGCATTAAATTACTACCATCCTAAAATTCGTAGATTAGCGCTGCAGGTACTCAGAAAGTATCAGGAAAATTGGGACGAAGATGAAGTTTTTGATGCGTTAGAAGATTTATTTGAATTTGAAGAAAACAAAAAAAATATCCGCTTATTAAGACGGTTGCTACAAAAAGAAAGTGAGGGGCTCACGGAAGAAAGAAGAACGCTCCCGGTCAAAAATGTTGTAACTGAAAAATCAGTGACTGATAAAAAATTATTGGATACTTATATTGCGGGGATGAGCTACCATGATTTATCAATTGTTGAAGAACTGATTAAGAAAGGAAAGATACTTCAACTCGTACGAGAAAAAGAGAATGAGTATGATCGCTTTGCAATAGCCATCACCTTAGAGAATGGTTATCTTATCGGTTATGTCCCCAGAGCAGATAATCGGGTTTTGGCAACGTTATTAGATAATGAGGAAGTACTTTACGCTGAGGTTGAGGTGGATGACTTAGAAGAAGATGAAACGATGATTTCGATTCATTTACGAAAGAAAAATGAAGGTCCTTTAAAAGAAAAACCAAGAACATCCGCAAACGTCGTCCAGTTTCCTAGTAAAAAAAACCATGAAGAATAA
- the uvrC gene encoding excinuclease ABC subunit UvrC, with amino-acid sequence MSREEINQKLAILPELPGCYIMRNKENDIIYIGKAKNLRSRVKSYFHSKHEGKTALLVADIDHFEFIVTKTNKESLLLEISLIKQYQPKYNIKLKQGSMYPYLKITNERDPQLVITSTVEEDGGIYFGPYPNVYAATETQQFIQKVYPLRKCSKNQKRACLYYHMGQCIGCCDHEVSVEEYEQQISRITRFLNGEVKEIKQNLVEKMGKAASEMNFEQAADYRDQIRYIEATVEKQTIMSRDYTNRDVFAFHMDKGWISIQVFLLRQSTVIKREAALFPSYGKPEEELVSFIVQFYQEQNHILPKEILVPDGVDIELLSETLDNTKVHVPKRGNKKSILDLAITNSELALNEKFMMIERNKNKTVGAIQELSEALGSTYLETIEAFDHSNIQGTNPVSAMVVYKDGQPDRKSYRKYKIKTVEGSNEFATTQEVIRRRYTRLLREQRPLPDLILMDGGKVQIRAAKEVLEDELGIYIPVAGMVKNNKHKTASLMFGDENELVELDPRSQAFHLVQRIQDEVHRFAITFHRQVRGKNSFSSQLDQIEGVGPKTRTKVLRHFKTMTKIREASVEDIQKLGIPEKVASSIKDVFPKQEKRTSPPWPMKK; translated from the coding sequence ATGAGCAGAGAAGAAATAAATCAGAAACTGGCGATTCTACCTGAGTTGCCGGGCTGCTATATTATGCGTAACAAAGAGAATGATATTATTTATATTGGAAAAGCAAAAAACTTACGCAGTCGAGTAAAGTCTTACTTTCATTCAAAACATGAAGGAAAAACAGCTTTACTTGTAGCAGACATTGATCATTTTGAATTTATTGTTACAAAAACAAATAAAGAATCGTTATTATTAGAAATTAGTCTAATCAAACAGTATCAGCCAAAATATAATATAAAACTAAAACAAGGCAGCATGTATCCTTACTTGAAGATTACCAATGAAAGAGATCCGCAATTGGTTATCACTTCAACTGTTGAAGAAGACGGCGGGATTTACTTTGGACCTTATCCAAATGTTTATGCTGCAACAGAAACCCAACAATTTATACAGAAAGTTTATCCACTTAGAAAATGCAGCAAGAATCAAAAACGAGCTTGCCTTTATTACCACATGGGCCAGTGTATTGGTTGCTGCGACCATGAAGTATCGGTGGAAGAGTATGAACAACAAATCAGCAGGATTACCCGTTTCTTGAATGGGGAAGTGAAAGAAATCAAGCAAAACCTCGTGGAAAAAATGGGGAAAGCTGCAAGTGAAATGAATTTTGAACAAGCAGCTGATTACCGCGACCAGATTCGTTATATCGAAGCAACGGTGGAAAAACAAACTATTATGTCTCGTGATTATACAAATCGAGATGTCTTTGCCTTCCATATGGACAAAGGATGGATTTCGATTCAGGTTTTCTTATTACGTCAATCAACTGTAATCAAACGTGAAGCGGCTCTCTTCCCTAGTTACGGTAAACCAGAAGAAGAGCTTGTTTCTTTTATCGTTCAATTCTATCAAGAACAAAATCACATTTTGCCAAAAGAAATTTTAGTTCCTGACGGAGTCGACATCGAATTGCTTTCAGAAACACTAGATAATACAAAAGTGCACGTTCCAAAACGCGGCAACAAAAAGAGTATTTTGGATTTGGCCATTACCAATAGCGAGCTGGCTCTTAATGAAAAATTTATGATGATTGAACGCAATAAAAATAAGACTGTCGGTGCCATCCAAGAATTATCAGAAGCACTAGGAAGTACTTACTTGGAAACAATTGAAGCGTTTGACCACTCCAACATTCAGGGTACAAATCCAGTATCTGCAATGGTTGTTTATAAAGATGGCCAGCCTGACCGAAAATCTTACCGAAAGTATAAAATAAAAACAGTAGAAGGCAGTAACGAATTTGCGACAACGCAAGAAGTTATTCGCCGCCGCTATACACGCTTGCTAAGAGAACAGCGCCCTCTTCCGGATCTCATCTTGATGGATGGCGGAAAAGTCCAGATACGCGCCGCAAAAGAAGTGTTGGAAGATGAGTTGGGTATCTATATTCCAGTAGCTGGAATGGTTAAAAATAATAAGCATAAAACCGCATCACTTATGTTTGGTGATGAAAACGAACTTGTCGAACTGGATCCTAGAAGTCAAGCCTTCCATCTAGTTCAAAGAATTCAAGACGAAGTTCACCGCTTCGCTATTACCTTCCATCGCCAAGTACGTGGGAAAAATAGTTTTTCTTCGCAACTCGATCAAATCGAAGGTGTTGGGCCAAAGACACGAACAAAAGTATTGCGGCACTTTAAAACAATGACGAAAATTCGAGAAGCGAGTGTGGAGGATATTCAAAAACTAGGAATTCCTGAAAAAGTTGCAAGCAGTATCAAAGATGTCTTTCCGAAACAAGAAAAGCGGACAAGTCCGCCTTGGCCTATGAAAAAATAG
- a CDS encoding vitamin B12-dependent ribonucleotide reductase has protein sequence MKKGFEELNQDIEKFDAVFPITEDMQITYNGVARLVMLDRYSFKDTKKETLKEGDFVLLTVKEDPKYPARGTGTILSLDWDKGTARILVSEEYRQNIDTFGMEEEGIVSRSIITLDKPLELFYEQIAMRNAHGLAEVEISPEKRYQAFVKFYEEQKVKNFIPAGRVLYGAGSGTDVTYFNCYVMPFVPDSRGGISDHRKEVMEIMSRGGGVGTNGSTLRPRHALARGVNGRSSGSVSWLDDIAKLTHLVEQGGSRRGAQMIMLSDWHPDIAEFIISKMQNPRILRYIIENFEDEQIRTLAHDKLKFIPFSAKEINMYTGIVNYKNIAGNGGFDQSVIRDAEAKLRDGGTYSVNDPEFLTGANISVCITDDFMEAVKSDSDYELRFPDVENYSAEEMAYYDKEWANVGDVREWEAQGHAVRTYRTMKARDLWKLINICATYAAEPGIFFIDNANNMTNAKAYGQKVVATNPCGEQPLAPYSVCNLAAVNLAEMVNKDLQMVDFAKLEKTVRMGVHMQDNVIDSTPYFLEENRKQALGERRVGLGIMGLADMLIYCGVRYGSEEGNQLIDQVFETIAVTAYDESIELAKERGSFPFLVGETGKETQQLREKFVNTGYMKRMPEHIRESVLKYGIRNSHLLTVAPTGSTGTMAGVSTGLEPYFSFSYFRSGRLGKFIEVKAEIVQEYLDRHPDADPNNLPDFFTTAMELSPEEHVDVQTTIQRWVDSSISKTVNAPRGYTVEQVEKIYERLYDGGAKGGTVYVDGSRDSQVLTLKAEENTFDEEAEQEKEAAKVNKDKTFLVDSIIDLEATDVTIGNEIGDTCPICRIGTVEDLGGCNTCNNCAAQLKCGL, from the coding sequence TTGAAAAAAGGTTTCGAAGAATTAAATCAAGATATTGAGAAGTTTGACGCTGTTTTCCCCATTACGGAAGATATGCAGATTACTTATAATGGTGTCGCTCGTTTGGTAATGTTAGACCGTTACTCTTTTAAAGATACAAAAAAAGAAACCTTAAAAGAAGGCGACTTTGTTCTTTTAACAGTAAAAGAAGATCCAAAATATCCTGCTCGTGGAACGGGTACGATTCTTTCTTTAGACTGGGACAAAGGAACTGCTCGTATTTTAGTTTCTGAAGAATATCGACAAAATATTGATACGTTCGGTATGGAAGAAGAAGGTATCGTTAGTCGTTCCATTATCACGCTTGATAAACCACTAGAATTATTCTATGAACAAATCGCCATGCGAAATGCACATGGATTAGCGGAAGTAGAAATTTCTCCTGAGAAGCGATACCAAGCTTTTGTAAAATTCTACGAAGAACAAAAAGTGAAAAATTTTATTCCTGCAGGACGTGTACTATACGGAGCAGGTTCTGGTACAGATGTTACCTACTTTAACTGTTACGTAATGCCTTTCGTTCCTGATTCACGTGGCGGAATCTCTGATCACCGTAAAGAAGTAATGGAAATCATGAGCCGCGGTGGCGGAGTGGGAACAAATGGTTCTACGTTACGCCCAAGACATGCACTTGCTCGAGGGGTTAACGGTCGTTCTTCTGGTTCTGTCTCATGGCTAGATGATATCGCGAAATTAACGCACCTTGTTGAACAAGGTGGTTCTCGCCGTGGAGCTCAAATGATTATGCTTTCTGATTGGCATCCAGACATTGCCGAATTCATTATTTCAAAAATGCAAAATCCGCGCATTTTACGTTATATTATCGAAAATTTTGAAGATGAACAAATTCGTACATTGGCGCATGACAAACTGAAATTCATACCATTTTCAGCGAAAGAAATTAATATGTACACAGGAATCGTGAACTATAAAAACATTGCTGGAAATGGCGGTTTCGATCAATCCGTTATCCGTGATGCAGAAGCAAAACTTCGCGACGGCGGTACTTATTCAGTAAATGACCCTGAATTCCTGACCGGTGCGAACATTTCCGTATGTATTACAGATGATTTTATGGAAGCAGTCAAGAGTGATTCCGATTATGAACTTCGTTTTCCAGATGTAGAGAATTATTCTGCAGAAGAAATGGCATATTATGATAAAGAATGGGCAAATGTTGGAGATGTACGTGAATGGGAAGCGCAAGGGCATGCGGTCCGCACCTACCGTACAATGAAAGCACGTGATTTATGGAAGTTAATTAATATCTGTGCAACTTATGCTGCTGAACCAGGAATTTTCTTTATCGATAATGCAAATAATATGACGAATGCTAAAGCGTATGGACAGAAAGTCGTTGCAACAAACCCTTGTGGCGAACAACCTCTTGCACCATACTCTGTATGTAATTTAGCAGCTGTAAACTTAGCTGAAATGGTTAACAAAGATTTACAAATGGTTGATTTTGCCAAATTAGAAAAAACGGTTCGTATGGGTGTCCATATGCAGGACAACGTGATTGATTCAACTCCGTATTTCTTAGAAGAGAACCGTAAGCAGGCGCTAGGTGAACGTCGCGTAGGTTTAGGAATCATGGGACTTGCAGATATGTTGATTTACTGTGGTGTCCGTTATGGTTCAGAAGAAGGCAATCAATTAATCGACCAAGTATTTGAAACGATCGCAGTTACTGCATACGATGAAAGTATTGAGCTCGCCAAAGAGCGTGGCAGCTTCCCATTCTTAGTCGGAGAAACGGGTAAAGAAACACAACAACTGCGTGAGAAATTTGTAAATACTGGCTATATGAAACGTATGCCAGAACATATTCGTGAAAGTGTCTTGAAATATGGTATCCGTAACTCTCACCTATTGACTGTTGCACCGACTGGTTCTACGGGAACTATGGCAGGAGTATCTACAGGCTTAGAGCCATACTTCAGCTTCTCTTACTTCCGAAGTGGACGTCTCGGTAAATTTATTGAAGTGAAAGCGGAAATCGTTCAAGAGTACTTGGACCGTCATCCGGACGCTGATCCGAATAACTTGCCTGACTTCTTCACTACAGCAATGGAACTTTCTCCAGAAGAGCATGTTGACGTACAAACAACGATTCAACGTTGGGTAGACAGTTCTATTTCGAAAACGGTAAATGCACCAAGGGGATATACTGTTGAACAAGTTGAGAAAATTTATGAACGTCTTTATGATGGAGGAGCAAAAGGCGGCACGGTTTATGTAGATGGAAGCCGTGATAGCCAAGTCCTTACTTTAAAGGCGGAAGAAAATACATTTGATGAAGAAGCAGAACAAGAAAAAGAAGCTGCAAAAGTGAATAAAGACAAAACCTTCCTTGTCGATTCCATTATTGATTTGGAAGCAACGGATGTCACAATTGGAAACGAGATTGGTGATACTTGTCCAATCTGTCGTATCGGTACAGTCGAAGATTTAGGCGGCTGCAATACCTGTAACAACTGTGCAGCTCAGTTGAAGTGCGGTTTATAA
- a CDS encoding zinc-ribbon domain-containing protein: protein MFLFFDVSQYRKQLEYNQTITCNHCGHFGRYEIYIIGNRFRLFFIPIFIFGKKYMVRMTCCDTCYLLDNKKGKAIEKREPVRIEEDDLELYHSGRPATGICPHCKRPYVSGSNFCPQCGKPLH, encoded by the coding sequence ATGTTTCTATTTTTTGATGTGAGTCAATATAGAAAACAACTGGAGTATAATCAAACGATTACTTGTAATCATTGTGGTCATTTTGGAAGATACGAGATATATATTATAGGAAATCGATTCCGATTATTTTTTATTCCTATTTTTATTTTTGGAAAAAAATACATGGTTCGTATGACTTGTTGTGATACTTGTTACCTCCTAGATAATAAAAAAGGAAAAGCTATTGAAAAAAGAGAGCCGGTCAGGATTGAAGAAGATGATTTAGAATTATATCATTCTGGCAGACCAGCAACAGGAATTTGTCCACACTGTAAACGACCGTATGTTTCTGGCTCAAATTTTTGTCCGCAATGCGGAAAACCGCTTCACTAA
- a CDS encoding TMEM164 family acyltransferase, which produces MGIVIFWLSLLQQIVLYSWYLIETNINISESLPLHICRISTVLGIIYLMNQENLLMDSVFYFGLIACGPFSKYARSYLCTIINRLYSIYILFRIQSSESLDSDSRKERNSLIIKII; this is translated from the coding sequence ATGGGAATCGTAATTTTTTGGCTGTCCCTTTTACAACAAATAGTTCTTTATTCATGGTATCTTATAGAAACCAACATTAATATTTCAGAGTCTTTGCCCCTTCATATTTGTCGGATCTCTACTGTTTTAGGTATTATATACTTAATGAACCAGGAAAATTTGCTCATGGATAGTGTGTTTTATTTTGGTCTAATTGCTTGCGGGCCTTTTTCAAAATATGCCAGAAGCTATCTATGTACCATTATTAATCGTCTTTACAGTATTTATATTTTATTTAGGATACAGAGTAGCGAATCACTTGATTCTGATTCAAGAAAAGAAAGGAATTCGTTGATTATTAAAATAATATAG